The following coding sequences lie in one uncultured Mailhella sp. genomic window:
- a CDS encoding MFS transporter: MKAIVSSVSGNTRMYFFLFLLTLGSTIGLQGSSLLYTNYAVEVGGFSAADNGFVVALREVPGFLCFLVVPLMLVMREHRLCVLSVVVCGVGTAVIGMFSSFWGIAGAVFVMSAGYHFFETINQSLMIQYYDLASTPLIMGRMRGLAAGGSLAVSLLVFFGSGHLSYEAMFALMGAVVVALGAACLFFDPSSPRVAPQKKGMVFCSRYWLFYALTLLMGGRRQIFTVFSLFLLVEKFGFSVRTVAILYMVNYAVNWFFNPLIGRIINRIGERRLLTIEYTSAFFIFLGYAWTDSAWLAGIMYVLDSLTFNFAIAVRTFFQKIADPSDVAPSMGLAQTINHIAAVLIPPLGGWLWVTFGYQLPFYCGMGLTVLSLLLIQFMDREIAQARSRA; the protein is encoded by the coding sequence ATGAAAGCCATCGTTTCCAGCGTGTCAGGCAATACGCGCATGTATTTCTTCCTCTTTCTGCTCACTCTGGGCAGCACGATAGGCCTTCAGGGCTCATCCCTCCTCTACACCAACTACGCCGTGGAAGTCGGCGGCTTTTCCGCCGCGGACAACGGCTTCGTCGTGGCCCTGCGCGAAGTGCCGGGATTTCTCTGCTTTCTCGTGGTGCCGCTCATGCTCGTCATGCGAGAGCACAGGCTCTGCGTGCTCTCCGTCGTCGTCTGCGGCGTGGGCACGGCCGTCATCGGCATGTTCTCCTCCTTCTGGGGCATCGCGGGCGCGGTGTTCGTCATGTCGGCGGGCTATCACTTCTTCGAGACCATCAATCAGTCGCTCATGATCCAGTACTACGACCTCGCCAGCACTCCCCTGATCATGGGCCGCATGCGCGGTCTCGCCGCAGGCGGCAGTCTCGCCGTCTCGCTGCTCGTCTTCTTCGGCTCCGGGCATCTTTCCTACGAAGCCATGTTCGCGCTCATGGGCGCGGTCGTCGTGGCCCTCGGAGCGGCATGCCTCTTCTTCGATCCGTCCAGCCCCAGAGTCGCCCCCCAGAAAAAAGGCATGGTCTTCTGCTCGCGCTACTGGCTCTTCTACGCCCTTACCCTGCTCATGGGCGGCCGCAGGCAGATCTTCACCGTCTTCTCCCTCTTTCTGCTCGTGGAAAAATTCGGATTCTCCGTGCGCACGGTGGCCATCCTCTACATGGTGAACTACGCGGTGAACTGGTTCTTCAATCCCCTCATCGGCCGCATCATCAACCGCATCGGCGAACGCCGCCTCCTCACCATCGAATACACCTCCGCCTTCTTCATCTTTCTCGGCTACGCCTGGACCGACAGCGCCTGGCTTGCCGGCATCATGTACGTGCTCGACAGTCTGACCTTCAACTTCGCCATAGCCGTGCGCACCTTCTTCCAGAAAATCGCCGATCCCTCCGACGTGGCCCCCAGCATGGGCCTTGCCCAGACCATCAACCACATCGCCGCCGTGCTCATTCCGCCTCTCGGCGGCTGGCTGTGGGTGACCTTCGGCTATCAGCTGCCCTTCTACTGCGGCATGGGACTCACGGTGCTCTCCCTGCTGCTCATCCAGTTCATGGACAGGGAAATAGCCCAGGCCAGAAGCAGAGCCTGA
- the nikR gene encoding nickel-responsive transcriptional regulator NikR yields MSEVVRFGVSLERDLLTAFDRHSERKGFANRSEALRHCIRRELSEEIVSDPDAPVAGVLTLVYDHHDNDLPGRLTSLQHEAHGMVLATMHVHLDEHHCLETMALRGPAAAVNELADRLRSSRGVLQSSCALTAIEAAPEHHVFHDHAHK; encoded by the coding sequence ATGAGCGAAGTGGTACGTTTTGGAGTTTCGCTGGAGCGCGACCTGCTCACGGCCTTTGACCGTCACAGCGAGCGCAAGGGTTTTGCCAACCGTTCCGAGGCGCTGCGTCACTGCATACGCCGCGAGCTGTCGGAGGAAATCGTTTCCGATCCCGACGCGCCCGTGGCCGGCGTGCTCACGCTGGTGTACGATCATCACGACAACGACCTGCCCGGCCGTCTCACCTCCCTGCAGCACGAAGCGCACGGCATGGTGCTCGCTACCATGCACGTGCATCTCGACGAACATCACTGTCTGGAAACCATGGCCCTGCGCGGGCCCGCCGCAGCCGTGAACGAACTGGCCGACAGGCTCCGCTCCTCGCGCGGCGTGCTGCAGAGCTCCTGCGCCCTCACCGCCATCGAAGCCGCGCCCGAACACCATGTCTTCCACGACCATGCCCATAAATAA
- the folE2 gene encoding GTP cyclohydrolase FolE2: protein MSTISESGAPLKDVQNSPSTVALDIDRVGVKHVELPLVVKDRDKGRQHTVASVDMGVDLPAAYKGTHMSRFVEALENWREASAEELDYTSMKRLLSDVLTRLNAHRAYARFSFPYFRTRRAPVSGQAAPVRYRCRLTGELEQGQEGPRFLLELEVPVTTVCPCSKAISRAGAHGQRALVRMGIRMSRFEWLEGFIDIAEESGSAPIYTLLKRPDEKFVTEQAYDNALFVEDVVRNVATKLEQHAHVTWFCVEVESEESIHGHNAFASIERSVTRA from the coding sequence ATGAGCACAATTTCGGAATCCGGCGCGCCTCTCAAGGACGTACAGAACAGCCCCTCCACCGTGGCGCTCGACATCGACCGCGTCGGCGTCAAACACGTGGAGCTGCCCCTGGTGGTGAAGGACAGAGACAAGGGCCGTCAGCACACCGTGGCGAGCGTCGACATGGGAGTCGATCTTCCGGCCGCCTACAAGGGCACGCACATGAGCCGCTTTGTAGAGGCTCTGGAAAACTGGCGCGAGGCCAGCGCCGAAGAGCTGGACTACACGTCCATGAAGCGCCTGCTTTCCGACGTGCTCACCCGCCTGAACGCCCACAGAGCCTACGCAAGGTTCAGCTTTCCCTATTTCCGCACCCGCCGCGCGCCCGTTTCCGGGCAGGCCGCGCCCGTGCGCTATCGGTGCCGCCTTACCGGCGAACTGGAACAGGGACAGGAAGGCCCCCGCTTTCTGCTGGAGCTCGAAGTGCCCGTGACCACCGTGTGCCCCTGCTCCAAGGCCATCAGCCGCGCCGGAGCCCACGGACAGCGCGCCCTGGTGCGCATGGGCATTCGCATGAGCCGCTTCGAGTGGCTGGAAGGCTTCATCGACATCGCCGAGGAATCCGGTTCCGCGCCCATCTACACGCTGCTGAAAAGACCCGATGAAAAATTCGTGACCGAGCAGGCCTACGACAACGCCCTCTTCGTGGAAGACGTGGTGCGCAACGTGGCCACCAAGCTCGAACAGCACGCCCACGTCACCTGGTTTTGCGTGGAAGTCGAAAGCGAGGAATCCATTCACGGCCACAACGCCTTTGCAAGCATAGAGCGCTCCGTAACCAGAGCCTGA